The Parambassis ranga chromosome 13, fParRan2.1, whole genome shotgun sequence genome contains the following window.
ATGACGGACGAACTTATATAAAGGCAAATAATGATTTGTCGCCTATCTGCCGTCTGTCTAGAGCTCAACATTCAACGTACTAAAAATACGCCCTCATAACTGCGAAGTCAtaagtttcactttcatttcgTTTCACCAGCTGAAGGAAAGACATGTTTCAGGCGATGCACATACTCAGTTGTAGCTTTACATTACTTTTATTTACAGAAATCTGCACATTACCACTTGTTGAAGAGACAATGATGAACCGCTGTGGTCTGCTTACTGTCAATAAGGAGCCAGGTACAGTGCTgtcatgtgttattattattgttattacgAAGTTGATGTCTCTTTATTCTACATATAAAAATCATTAATGTTTTCCCTTCATACTCGTCATCATATctgttgtgtcagtgtttttacaTAGTTTTCCTTTTATCATCTTTTAAGCGTGCTGCTCGGTAGGTGTAGGTTTAAAGGGGAGATTAAAACCATTagaatgtttctgttgtgtttgtcagttCCTCTGAAGAGCAttgaggtggagctggaggtgagGGACCATGTGGCTACAGTGGTCTCCACTCTGAACTATGAGAACAAGGAGGACAAACCAGTGGAGGCTGTGTTTGTCTTCCCTCTGCCTGgagatgctgctgtctgtcatttCAGTGCAAAGCTTGGACAGACGCAGATTGTAGCTGAGGtgaaggagaaacaggaggTGAGCTGCACAGAAAGATTCAGTCACTGTGAAGAAAACCAGACGGTTACTGACATGTGTCACCTGTACTGCAGGCTCGTGAGGAGTATGATGATGCACTGAGCTCCGGTCAGCAGGCCTTCCTGTTGGAGGAGAGCCAGCAGAGTCCAGATATATTCTCTCTGAGTGTGGGCAGTCTGCCTCCAGGAGAGAGCGCCTCCATCAGGCTGGAGTACGTCACTGAGCTGGCTGTGCAGGCTGATGACGGGCTGAGGTTTAGTCTGCCTGCTGTGCTCAACCCTCGCTACCAACCTCAGGGTAGGACAACACTGCATCAGTGTTCACAGACACATACTGATGGAAGCCAAAGAGCACTGTGCAGTGATAAGGCCAGCAGCttcccagagcctcccacctCAAACAACAACCAGAGGGCTAAGAGTTGTGTCTCATGTTTGCAGGTAGTGAAGTGTCCAGTGTCCAGGTCACCTCTGTTCCAGCCTCTCTGGTGCCCTACAGCCTGTCTTTGTCTGCCCGAGTGTCCTCTGCTCGTCCAGTCTCTAAGGTGGAGTCCAGCTGCTCCTTGGACCCTCTCCAGTACCTCAACACTGATCAAACCCAGGCCACGGTAGGTAGAGTGCTAATGTGTCTGCTGCGTGTGGTCGGTCATCTGAAGTGAACACtgaatgttaatgtgtgtgtttgaactgtAGATCAAGTTGTCTGCAGGACACAAGTTTGACAGAGATGTTGAACTGCTGATTTATTACAAAGACGCCCACCAGCCCACTGCTGTGGTGGAGGCAGGACAGGCCTCTGCCAAGCAGGGTGAGTGACCAATCAGTGAAGTTATAATAAATGGTTCATTAAGCTCACCTGTAAGCAAATGAAGTGTTGGAATGACAGTGAAGAGCAGGTTTGtgatttcctgtgtgtcagGCTCTCTGATGGGTGATCCAGTGGTGATGGTGAGCCTGTACCCTGAGTTCCCTCAGTCTGTGATGTCTACAGTCGCCTCACGTGGAGAGTTTGTGTTCTTATTGGATCGATCTGGAAGTATGACCTCTTTACTGACTAACAGCAAGCAGGAAAAAACTCGCATCAGCAGTGCCAGGGTATCCAGCAGTGTTCACTGTCTTTCTAAAATCCTCCACAGTGTCCCTCTGATGCAGTGACCTTCACTATCTGTTCTTCATTAaggacactctgctgctgctgttgaagaGCTTACCAATGGGCTGCTATTTCAACATTTACAGCTTTGGCTCCAGGTTTGAACGCATCTTCCCGTAAGTGACTCCTTCATATCTGGCAGCTAGTGAGAGTCTTGATGTTGGATATTGAATACATGCACGTGTTCAttgctgaatgtgtttgtgcagtaagAGTGTGGAGTACAGCCAGCAGACCATGGAGGAGGCTCTGAAGAAAGTTGAGGAGATGGATGCTAATCTGGGAGGAACAGAGATCCTGATGCCCCTCAGACATATTTACAGCCAGCCCTGCATCCCCAATCAGCCCAGACAAGTAAGAcccatggacacacacaaacacacaacacctgCTGCAGGTTTCTTGGTGTGATCTAACAAACTCTACTTCTCTCCAGCTGTTTGTCTTTACTGATGGAGAGGTAGGAAACACCAAAGAAGTTGTAGATCTGGTGAAGAAGCACTCAGGGTCCCACaggtgaaaaacacaacaatcacaATACAATCCtcagtgtgtccatgtgttcagtgtgtgtaaacaaactgctgtaCTGCAGGTGTTTCTCTTTTGGGATTGGAGAAGGTGCCAGCTCTGCTCTGATCAATGGTTTGGCcaaggagggaggaggtcaCGCTCAGTTCATCACAGGGACTGACCGGATGCAGCCAAAGgtaagacagtaaacacagtgaagctcagcagcagtgaatctGTGTCTGCTCAGAGATCAGAGTTCCAGTGAGTAAAAACCCAGAGGTTAGTGTGTGCtgacactttttattatttttcaggtGATGCAGTCGCTGCGATTTgctctgcagccagctgtggtGGACGTCTCAGTCACATGGGATTTACCAAAGGGAGTGTCTGTGACTGCTCTCTCTCCACCAATCACAGCACTTtttcagggtcaaaggtcactgattTATGCACAGCTGACTGGACAGGtaggagcagctccacctcatgtttttcatcaggtatGTGGAGACAGTGATGGTTTCTaacactgtgatgatagagttcagaggcagcagagggcaGTGTGACGGTGAAGTACAGCCTGGCAGGTCATCCCTCTCAGAACCAGCTGAACTTCAGCCTcaaacctgcagaggacactggGTAACACATGTTTGATACAGACGGCACTGTTCTGCTTTGGATCTTTACAGATGATCAGTTTTTTGTCCAGCATGTCTCTTGCTTCATATCCAGTGTGTCCTGCATTAGAGTGCAGCTCTCTGTGACACTGatagaaaacagaaaactaaCAAATCACTGGTAAACAAACATTATATCTCTGTCTGAGTGTTTCCTtccctctgctgtctgcagaTCAACAGTCCACAGGTTGGCTGCTCGGACTCTGATTCGCTCCCTGGagatggaagagagagaaaagagagaagagaaggatggAGTGAAGAAGAAGGTGGTGGAGCTCAGTGTCCAATCAGGAGTGAGCAGCTCTTTCACTGCTTTCATTGCTGTTAATAAAACTGGTGGTGAAGCGATTCAAGGACCTTTGCTACGCAGAAACATTCCAACAGTATCCAGTGAGTATTATTAACaacatgatgtcacacatgtaTTATTTGTAATTGAAGTTTGAAACTTGTTTCATAAGAATTATCACCAACAGAATGTGTTTTACTGTTTGCTTCATAATTGTCTTTATCTTCAAGTGTATCTCTGCGCAAAATTGGGTTCACCAATGACAATGTCCTGTGCAGCTCCAGCAAGAGTGAGGGGTAAATAAAATCTTAAATAGGAttgaaaacatgtctgtgtgtaaacgtagaaatacagtaaataagTAAAGCACTGAACAGACCAAATATTTCTGTGCTCTTTCACTTATTTAGATCTTTATATTGAAATATAGTGTGTACTGTATGAGCTGTTCTGTCATTGTAATGTGAAAAGTTACTTTGGAATATTCCAACAGCATCTGTGTTTTAAGCAAATATTTGCTAAAAAAGTCAGAAACCTCTTGTTGCTCTCTGCCTGTTTGTAACCTTTTAATATCTTTACCTCATCTTTTTTGGGGGGGCACTGTTCATTTACTGATGTGTGGAGGTCCAAGAGGGTGTACTGGAGGTAAGTAAAACACTATTTTTAACATATACATGCTACAGTCttatgcaaaagtttgggcaccccttaGGAAAATCAGTGCATCACTTTGTCACTTGCTGAGCTTTTGAAGCAGCAGCCTCATTTTTACATATGTCATACCTtatggaaacaaaaacatttgagtAGTGAAACAACTTTGATTGTCCCAACAGAAAcgtttttatgtgcatttaaacaaaGCATGTGCATGAATTTGGGCACCCTTTCAATCACATTGATTTTAATGTGAAGCACAAAAATGCTTTGTTTGGCTCGttagatcttcagttacaaagacaggtagaatcaatcatgaaaaagGCTGTTTAACAAATGTAACTGCTGGCTGTGCTAAACAGCTCTCCACTGACCTAAAAACTAAGATAATTCATTATTATAATTCATTATTATGAATTCATTATTATGAATTAGGAGAAGGGTACCAGAAATGATCTGGAAGGtttggactgtctgtctccactgtcagaaatcactgtgaaggaaagatGTGGTAGGCGGAAACAAAGGCACAAGGATGGTTAGAATGGTCACAGACCAGCCACAGACCACCTCCAGAGAACTACAAGAACATCTGGCTACTGGTAGTGTAGTTATTCATCGTTCCACAATCCAGTGTACTTTACACCAGGAAAAGCTCATTGGCAGGATGATGCACAATTTCTTGAGTGTTCATCACAAGAAGCGTCACATGAGGTATGCAGCACATCTGGACAAGAAAGAAGCATTTTAGGATAGAAATactgtggtcagatgagactaAGAGAGTTATTTGGTCACAACCAGAGGAGGCATGCATGGTGTAAGAAACACATTGAAGTCCATGAGAGGAAGTTACTGCCTATCATGACATTTGGTGGAGGGTCCATTAGGTTATGAGTCTGCGTGGCTAGCACAGGTACTAGAGACCTTGTTAAAGttatggttagggttaggccaCATGGATTCCTCTCAGTATGAGCAGATTCTTGACAAGTGTTGTGTTCAAGAGTTAGTCTCAAAGTTAAAGCCACACCAGGGTTGGATTTTTTAGCAGGACAATGACCCTAAGCACTGTTTAAAATCCACCAAGGAATTCATGCTGAAGCACAAGTACCATGTTCTGGAAGGGCCACCACAGTCCCCAGACCTTAACATCACTGAAAATGTATGGAttgatttgaagcaggctgtcAATGCACCAAAGCCAAGAAACCTGACTGACCTGGAGgtgtttttggaaaaaaataccACCTGCCTTCGGGCTTCAGGGACTGTCTGTGGCTATAGGAGGTGTCTATAGGCTGTTATTGCAGCAAAAAGAAGCTCTACTAAATATTAATGGAATTATTTCTTTGGGGTGCCGAAATTTATGCACCTGCCTGATTTGAttaaatgcacataaacatgtttctgttgggCCAATCAAAATTAtttcactactgaaatgttttgTTCAAGTATAACTTGTtaaaatgaagctgctgcttcaaaagctcagcaagtgacaaactgatgcagtgattttcctaaggggcgcccaaacttttgcataaGACTGTATATGCAATGCAACAATATCCAAGGGGTTCTGTagtcagaatgtgtgtgtgcatgctgacaGTGTGTTCCCATCTGTGTTTGTCCCCACCATGGGACAGAATCATTAGTGTGTCTCACAAGATATGTGTGTATCTGAGTCTTAGTGATAGACGTACAGTGATGCTGTTAGAGACAGGGTAGCATTATAGTGAAGTGTTTTATCATTA
Protein-coding sequences here:
- the LOC114444454 gene encoding von Willebrand factor A domain-containing protein 5A-like isoform X3, which produces MMNRCGLLTVNKEPVPLKSIEVELEVRDHVATVVSTLNYENKEDKPVEAVFVFPLPGDAAVCHFSAKLGQTQIVAEVKEKQEAREEYDDALSSGQQAFLLEESQQSPDIFSLSVGSLPPGESASIRLEYVTELAVQADDGLRFSLPAVLNPRYQPQGSEVSSVQVTSVPASLVPYSLSLSARVSSARPVSKVESSCSLDPLQYLNTDQTQATIKLSAGHKFDRDVELLIYYKDAHQPTAVVEAGQASAKQGSLMGDPVVMVSLYPEFPQSVMSTVASRGEFVFLLDRSGSMTSLLTNSKQEKTRISSARDTLLLLLKSLPMGCYFNIYSFGSRFERIFPKSVEYSQQTMEEALKKVEEMDANLGGTEILMPLRHIYSQPCIPNQPRQLFVFTDGEVGNTKEVVDLVKKHSGSHRCFSFGIGEGASSALINGLAKEGGGHAQFITGTDRMQPKVMQSLRFALQPAVVDVSVTWDLPKGVSVTALSPPITALFQGQRSLIYAQLTGQSSEAAEGSVTVKYSLAGHPSQNQLNFSLKPAEDTGSTVHRLAARTLIRSLEMEEREKREEKDGVKKKVVELSVQSGVSSSFTAFIAVNKTGGEAIQGPLLRRNIPTVSMYLCAKLGSPMTMSCAAPARVRGPRGCTGDLPRLRGEGYSLEQQLGSQRKSLRHFHMSPDDNWVVQPPLSPGEYSVEQPLGSPRKSRYSDMSLDDDGATASQSPQDPLLQLVSLQKASGCWQLDPALAAALGKTSEEVEKSKPALVNNEEWATILALIWLHGFKMDAKEEWELLAMKAVSWLRAQNALRVTDCVDAGNALLGSSVQKDALGL
- the LOC114444454 gene encoding von Willebrand factor A domain-containing protein 5A-like isoform X1, translated to MFQAMHILSCSFTLLLFTEICTLPLVEETMMNRCGLLTVNKEPVPLKSIEVELEVRDHVATVVSTLNYENKEDKPVEAVFVFPLPGDAAVCHFSAKLGQTQIVAEVKEKQEAREEYDDALSSGQQAFLLEESQQSPDIFSLSVGSLPPGESASIRLEYVTELAVQADDGLRFSLPAVLNPRYQPQGSEVSSVQVTSVPASLVPYSLSLSARVSSARPVSKVESSCSLDPLQYLNTDQTQATIKLSAGHKFDRDVELLIYYKDAHQPTAVVEAGQASAKQGSLMGDPVVMVSLYPEFPQSVMSTVASRGEFVFLLDRSGSMTSLLTNSKQEKTRISSARDTLLLLLKSLPMGCYFNIYSFGSRFERIFPKSVEYSQQTMEEALKKVEEMDANLGGTEILMPLRHIYSQPCIPNQPRQLFVFTDGEVGNTKEVVDLVKKHSGSHRCFSFGIGEGASSALINGLAKEGGGHAQFITGTDRMQPKVMQSLRFALQPAVVDVSVTWDLPKGVSVTALSPPITALFQGQRSLIYAQLTGQSSEAAEGSVTVKYSLAGHPSQNQLNFSLKPAEDTGSTVHRLAARTLIRSLEMEEREKREEKDGVKKKVVELSVQSGVSSSFTAFIAVNKTGGEAIQGPLLRRNIPTVSMYLCAKLGSPMTMSCAAPARVRGPRGCTGDLPRLRGEGYSLEQQLGSQRKSLRHFHMSPDDNWVVQPPLSPGEYSVEQPLGSPRKSRYSDMSLDDDGATASQSPQDPLLQLVSLQKASGCWQLDPALAAALGKTSEEVEKSKPALVNNEEWATILALIWLHGFKMDAKEEWELLAMKAVSWLRAQNALRVTDCVDAGNALLGSSVQKDALGL
- the LOC114444454 gene encoding von Willebrand factor A domain-containing protein 5A-like isoform X4 translates to MFQAMHILSCSFTLLLFTEICTLPLVEETMMNRCGLLTVNKEPVPLKSIEVELEVRDHVATVVSTLNYENKEDKPVEAVFVFPLPGDAAVCHFSAKLGQTQIVAEVKEKQEAREEYDDALSSGQQAFLLEESQQSPDIFSLSVGSLPPGESASIRLEYVTELAVQADDGLRFSLPAVLNPRYQPQGSEVSSVQVTSVPASLVPYSLSLSARVSSARPVSKVESSCSLDPLQYLNTDQTQATIKLSAGHKFDRDVELLIYYKDAHQPTAVVEAGQASAKQGSLMGDPVVMVSLYPEFPQSVMSTVASRGEFVFLLDRSGSMTSLLTNSKQEKTRISSARDTLLLLLKSLPMGCYFNIYSFGSRFERIFPKSVEYSQQTMEEALKKVEEMDANLGGTEILMPLRHIYSQPCIPNQPRQLFVFTDGEVGNTKEVVDLVKKHSGSHRCFSFGIGEGASSALINGLAKEGGGHAQFITGTDRMQPKVMQSLRFALQPAVVDVSVTWDLPKGVSVTALSPPITALFQGQRSLIYAQLTGQSSEAAEGSVTVKYSLAGHPSQNQLNFSLKPAEDTGSTVHRLAARTLIRSLEMEEREKREEKDGVKKKVVELSVQSGVSSSFTAFIAVNKTGGEAIQGPLLRRNIPTVSMYLCAKLGSPMTMSCAAPARVRVFCPSMVHYQWSVAQETLKKTYMACCR
- the LOC114444454 gene encoding von Willebrand factor A domain-containing protein 5A-like isoform X2 — translated: MFQAMHILSCSFTLLLFTEICTLPLVEETMMNRCGLLTVNKEPVPLKSIEVELEVRDHVATVVSTLNYENKEDKPVEAVFVFPLPGDAAVCHFSAKLGQTQIVAEVKEKQEAREEYDDALSSGQQAFLLEESQQSPDIFSLSVGSLPPGESASIRLEYVTELAVQADDGLRFSLPAVLNPRYQPQGSEVSSVQVTSVPASLVPYSLSLSARVSSARPVSKVESSCSLDPLQYLNTDQTQATIKLSAGHKFDRDVELLIYYKDAHQPTAVVEAGQASAKQGSLMGDPVVMVSLYPEFPQSVMSTVASRGEFVFLLDRSGSMTSLLTNSKQEKTRISSARDTLLLLLKSLPMGCYFNIYSFGSRFERIFPKSVEYSQQTMEEALKKVEEMDANLGGTEILMPLRHIYSQPCIPNQPRQLFVFTDGEVGNTKEVVDLVKKHSGSHRCFSFGIGEGASSALINGLAKEGGGHAQFITGTDRMQPKVMQSLRFALQPAVVDVSVTWDLPKGVSVTALSPPITALFQGQRSLIYAQLTGQSSEAAEGSVTVKYSLAGHPSQNQLNFSLKPAEDTGSTVHRLAARTLIRSLEMEEREKREEKDGVKKKVVELSVQSGVSSSFTAFIAVNKTGGEAIQGPLLRRNIPTVSMYLCAKLGSPMTMSCAAPARVRGPRGCTGDLPRLRGEGYSLEQQLGSQRKSLRHFHMSPDDNWVQPPLSPGEYSVEQPLGSPRKSRYSDMSLDDDGATASQSPQDPLLQLVSLQKASGCWQLDPALAAALGKTSEEVEKSKPALVNNEEWATILALIWLHGFKMDAKEEWELLAMKAVSWLRAQNALRVTDCVDAGNALLGSSVQKDALGL